The following are encoded together in the Pieris napi chromosome 17, ilPieNapi1.2, whole genome shotgun sequence genome:
- the LOC125058100 gene encoding trypsin-2-like — MNVVKSCFVLFFCLLVQDVVCRRRVHLRHDGRIVGGYNTTIQSFPYQVYLLLRKGKDYYQCGGSILNENNVLTAAHCLTGMEEVFVRAGSTDSFSGSTQYESKTFFQHPLYNTATSDYDVGYVRLPTRMTIDGQNTKRTTLVARNTAIRAGQNVTVSGWGATAEKGDTSDTLMAVQVQIVSNEDCRKSYGNTITSRMFCAGVPEGGKDSCQGDSGGPVVFSSNTRQLGVVSFGIGCARKGTPGVYTNLANPQIRRWIRLNTGA; from the exons ATGAATGTAGTAAAAAGTTGTTTTGTCTTATTCTTCTGTTTGTTAGTGCAAG ATGTTGTATGCCGACGACGTGTGCACTTAAGACACGATGGCAGGATAGTAGGTGGTTACAATACAACCATACAGAGTTTCCCTTATCAAGTATATCTCTTGCTGAGAAAGGGAAAGGACTATTACCAGTGTGGGGGATCCATTCTGAACGAAAATAATGTCTTGACTGCCGCGCATTGCTTGACCGG AATGGAAGAGGTGTTCGTACGCGCCGGGAGTACGGATTCCTTCAGTGGTAGTACCCAGTATGAAAGCAAAACTTTCTTCCAGCATCCTTTATACAATACAGCTACAAGCGATTATGATGTCGGCTACGTCCGCTTACCTACACGCATGACTATAGATGGACAGAATACTAAGAGAACAACACTGGTAGCAAGGAACACTGCTATTCGTGCTGGCCAAAACGTCACTGTCAGTGGCTGGGGAGCTACAGCT GAAAAAGGTGACACAAGTGACACTTTGATGGCTGTGCAAGTACAAATAGTAAGCAACGAAGATTGTCGCAAATCGTACGGAAACACTATTACGTCCAGAATGTTTTGCGCAGGAGTTCCTGAAGGAGGCAAGGATTCATGCCAG GGTGATTCCGGTGGACCTGTGGTATTTTCTTCGAACACACGGCAACTTGGTGTAGTATCCTTCGGTATAGGCTGTGCTCGTAAGGGAACACCTGGAGTGTACACAAACCTTGCCAACCCTCAAATTCGCAGGTGGATAAGATTGAATACGGGAGCATGA